A single region of the Deinococcus aestuarii genome encodes:
- a CDS encoding tyrosine-type recombinase/integrase — translation MTLDLYRHGHLAPSRAWVNLQPEERRRRAVAAVAEQDMGTLLDLLEAHHVRTHGHVSKETLRKYRLGARTWLEYAQDNAVKVLHPETEHADLWVRELEVKGKSPASVGVLLAGARALYAALRWARATTDHPFTDVKPRKDKRRPWDKRQPYPEGDVGKLLAVAPVEMRVLLRLGGIAGLRASEITGLKWGDLDLEGGALTVRNGKGGKTRRVLLSSSLIADLRELGPQKENVAVIGRTPEAARGRLRTLCQREGIPYLGLHALRHTAGTRLVKAGFQLQDVAEHLGHSDVQTARTYGKWADDRLKEHMRGS, via the coding sequence GTGACCCTGGACCTGTACCGGCACGGACACCTTGCGCCGTCGCGCGCGTGGGTGAACCTCCAGCCGGAGGAGCGGCGGCGCCGGGCGGTGGCAGCCGTCGCGGAACAGGATATGGGGACGCTCCTCGATCTGCTCGAAGCCCATCACGTCCGCACCCACGGGCACGTCAGCAAAGAGACCTTGCGGAAATACCGGCTCGGGGCCCGCACCTGGCTGGAGTACGCCCAGGACAACGCCGTGAAGGTGCTGCACCCGGAGACTGAGCACGCCGACCTCTGGGTGCGTGAGCTGGAGGTCAAGGGGAAGTCCCCTGCATCCGTGGGTGTGCTGCTCGCGGGAGCACGGGCGCTCTACGCCGCCCTGCGCTGGGCCAGGGCCACCACCGACCACCCGTTCACCGATGTGAAGCCGCGCAAGGACAAGCGGCGCCCCTGGGATAAAAGACAGCCCTACCCGGAAGGGGACGTGGGCAAACTGCTCGCCGTCGCCCCTGTCGAGATGCGGGTGCTGCTGCGGCTTGGAGGCATCGCTGGTCTACGCGCCTCGGAAATCACGGGGCTGAAGTGGGGCGACTTGGACCTGGAAGGTGGGGCCCTCACCGTGCGGAACGGGAAGGGCGGGAAGACCCGGCGTGTCCTGTTGTCCTCTTCCTTGATTGCGGACTTACGAGAACTCGGTCCGCAAAAAGAAAACGTGGCGGTGATCGGACGGACCCCGGAAGCGGCGCGGGGGAGACTGCGGACCCTCTGCCAGCGGGAGGGTATTCCGTACCTGGGCCTGCACGCGCTGCGGCACACGGCGGGGACGCGCCTGGTCAAGGCTGGCTTTCAGCTTCAGGACGTGGCCGAGCACCTGGGGCACAGCGACGTGCAGACCGCCCGCACCTACGGCAAGTGGGCCGACGACCGGCTCAAGGAGCACATGCGGGGAAGTTGA
- a CDS encoding type III restriction-modification system endonuclease has protein sequence MKIQFESTLDFQAQAIEAVADLFSGQQIDRTQFTVTAGTRGNQGTLGLVETDLGVGNRLALLPDELQANLNAVQLRNGLAPSAPPLGGDFTIEMETGTGKTYVYLRTAFELNRRYGFTKFVIVVPSLAIKEGVLKTLEMTREHFQSLYPEARGYDFYTYDSSRLGQVRDFATSHHLRFMVATIQSLYSVQDAAEEGEGVPTGGRGRKRAERVIHRPNEQTGGEKPIDLLRATLPVVIVDEPQSVDGGEEGKGKQALGLLNPLCTLRYSATHLNKAQMLYRLDAVDAYERRLVKGIEVASLQVSSGHNKPYVRVLEVRPGRARTAPSAVLELDVKEGGRVRRKHVTVLSGFDLEQETERELYRGMRVGEIRAAKKEKLVELQLPGDTKWLEEGQEFGGVNEDDLVRAMIARTIEEHLDKELRLRPRGLKVLSLFFIDRVDNYRLYAEDGTPQRGKYAEMFEQEYKRLAGLPKYHALFEGVDLTQAASAVHDGYFSVDKRRVGGKTVETYKDTSGSTAADEDAYHLIMQAKEKLLDLNTPLKFIFSHSALREGWDNPNIFQICVLREMSTERQRRQTIGRGLRLAVNQQGERVRDDGVNVLTVVATESYEAFAEGLQKEIEQDTGIRFGVVEAHVFAGLSVAGSDGQPEPLGFERSQALHAHLRAAGYVGRDGRIQDTLRNDLRAGTVRLPPEFEAVRAGVEATLTKLAGKLEIKNADERVTVRTRRAVLDSPEFQALWERICAKTSYSVDFSTAELIRTCTAALAEMPPVPRTQVQTMVAAIGIDKGGVTATLSQTHAPTALREADIVLPDLLGVLQDRTQLTRRTLAEIVRGSGRLNDFQRNPQAFLEAAAEAINTRKRALLVSGVKYEKTGDWYAQELLDQEISAYLKNTLAATKSVYDRVIYDSPNIERGFAEDLERNSAVKVYAKLPDWFRVPTPLGDYNPDWAVVLEENSVERLYFVVETKGTLFAEALRPTEQGKIACAKEHFAAVADAESGNAQYVQATTLQDVFDAR, from the coding sequence ATGAAGATTCAATTTGAGTCCACGCTGGACTTTCAGGCGCAGGCCATTGAGGCCGTGGCCGACCTGTTCAGCGGGCAGCAGATTGACCGGACGCAGTTCACGGTGACGGCAGGCACGCGCGGGAATCAGGGAACGTTGGGGCTGGTGGAGACCGACCTGGGGGTGGGCAACCGCCTGGCTCTGCTGCCCGACGAACTCCAGGCCAATCTAAACGCGGTACAGCTTCGCAACGGCCTCGCGCCCTCTGCTCCGCCGTTGGGCGGCGACTTTACCATCGAGATGGAGACGGGCACCGGCAAGACCTACGTCTACCTGCGGACGGCTTTTGAACTCAACCGGCGCTACGGGTTCACCAAGTTCGTCATCGTGGTGCCTAGCCTCGCCATCAAGGAAGGTGTGCTCAAGACGCTGGAAATGACCCGCGAACACTTTCAGAGCCTGTATCCGGAAGCGCGGGGATACGACTTTTACACCTACGACAGCAGCAGGCTGGGGCAGGTGCGTGACTTTGCGACCAGTCACCACTTGCGCTTTATGGTGGCGACCATTCAGAGCCTGTACAGCGTGCAGGACGCTGCTGAGGAGGGCGAAGGCGTACCGACGGGTGGGCGCGGGCGCAAGAGGGCCGAGCGCGTTATTCACCGGCCCAACGAGCAGACCGGCGGCGAGAAGCCCATTGACCTGCTGCGCGCCACGCTCCCGGTGGTCATCGTGGACGAACCTCAGAGCGTGGACGGGGGCGAGGAAGGCAAGGGCAAGCAGGCGCTGGGGCTCCTCAATCCCCTGTGCACGCTGCGCTACAGCGCCACCCACCTCAACAAGGCACAAATGCTTTACCGCCTGGACGCCGTGGATGCCTACGAGCGCCGGTTGGTCAAAGGCATTGAGGTGGCGTCCTTGCAAGTCAGCAGCGGTCACAACAAGCCGTATGTCCGCGTGCTGGAAGTGCGGCCGGGCCGGGCCAGAACAGCTCCCAGCGCCGTGTTGGAGCTGGATGTCAAGGAGGGCGGCAGGGTGCGCCGCAAGCACGTGACGGTGCTGAGCGGCTTTGATCTGGAGCAGGAAACGGAACGCGAACTTTACCGAGGAATGCGGGTAGGTGAGATTCGCGCCGCCAAGAAGGAGAAGCTGGTGGAGTTACAGCTTCCCGGCGACACGAAGTGGCTGGAGGAAGGGCAGGAGTTCGGTGGCGTGAACGAGGACGATTTGGTCCGCGCCATGATCGCCCGCACCATCGAGGAGCACCTCGACAAGGAACTGCGGCTGCGCCCACGTGGCCTGAAAGTGCTGAGTCTCTTTTTCATCGACCGCGTGGACAACTACCGCCTGTACGCCGAGGACGGCACCCCACAGCGCGGCAAATATGCGGAGATGTTCGAGCAGGAGTACAAGCGCCTGGCGGGCCTCCCCAAGTACCACGCCCTGTTTGAGGGCGTGGACCTCACCCAGGCGGCCAGTGCCGTGCATGACGGCTACTTCAGCGTGGACAAGCGCCGCGTGGGGGGCAAGACGGTCGAGACTTACAAGGACACCTCCGGCAGTACAGCCGCCGACGAGGACGCCTACCACCTCATCATGCAGGCCAAGGAAAAGTTGCTCGACCTGAACACGCCGCTCAAATTCATCTTCTCGCACAGCGCCCTGCGCGAGGGCTGGGACAACCCGAATATCTTCCAAATCTGCGTGTTGCGCGAGATGAGCACCGAGCGCCAGCGGCGACAGACCATCGGACGTGGCCTGCGCCTGGCGGTGAACCAGCAGGGCGAACGGGTGCGCGACGACGGCGTGAATGTGCTGACCGTGGTGGCAACCGAGAGTTACGAGGCGTTCGCCGAGGGCCTGCAAAAGGAGATCGAGCAGGACACCGGCATCCGCTTCGGTGTCGTGGAAGCCCATGTGTTCGCGGGGTTGTCGGTCGCGGGCTCGGATGGTCAGCCCGAGCCCTTGGGATTTGAGCGTTCCCAGGCACTCCATGCCCACCTGCGAGCGGCGGGGTATGTGGGCCGCGACGGCAGGATTCAGGACACCTTGCGGAATGACTTGAGGGCGGGAACCGTGCGGCTTCCGCCCGAGTTCGAGGCCGTCCGCGCGGGCGTAGAGGCCACCCTCACGAAGCTGGCGGGCAAGCTGGAGATCAAGAACGCGGACGAGCGCGTGACGGTGCGGACGCGCCGGGCGGTGCTGGACAGCCCTGAGTTTCAGGCCCTCTGGGAGCGTATCTGTGCCAAGACCAGCTACAGCGTGGACTTCAGCACGGCCGAGCTGATCCGCACCTGCACGGCAGCCCTGGCCGAGATGCCTCCTGTTCCGCGCACGCAGGTGCAGACGATGGTGGCGGCCATCGGCATCGACAAGGGCGGGGTGACGGCCACGCTGAGTCAGACCCACGCGCCAACCGCCTTGCGGGAAGCCGACATCGTGCTTCCTGACCTGCTGGGCGTGCTCCAAGATCGTACCCAGCTCACCCGCCGGACCCTGGCTGAGATTGTGCGTGGAAGTGGCCGCCTGAATGATTTCCAGCGCAACCCGCAAGCGTTCCTGGAGGCGGCGGCCGAGGCCATCAACACCCGGAAGCGGGCGTTGCTGGTGAGCGGTGTGAAGTACGAGAAGACCGGCGACTGGTACGCCCAGGAGCTGCTGGACCAAGAAATCTCGGCCTACCTGAAAAACACCTTGGCCGCTACCAAGTCGGTGTACGACCGCGTAATCTACGACTCTCCCAATATCGAGCGCGGCTTCGCGGAAGATTTGGAGAGAAACAGTGCCGTCAAGGTCTACGCCAAGCTACCTGATTGGTTTCGGGTTCCAACACCGCTGGGCGACTACAATCCCGACTGGGCAGTCGTATTGGAAGAGAACAGTGTAGAACGCCTGTACTTTGTGGTGGAGACCAAGGGCACGCTGTTTGCAGAAGCGTTGCGGCCCACTGAGCAGGGCAAGATTGCTTGTGCCAAGGAGCACTTTGCGGCCGTTGCAGATGCCGAGTCGGGAAACGCACAGTACGTGCAAGCCACCACACTTCAAGACGTTTTTGACGCTCGTTAA
- a CDS encoding site-specific DNA-methyltransferase, producing the protein MQKILPRDPETASLDGLSLNVERLRELFPEAFNEGNLNFEVLRELLGAQLDQRPEKYGLNWHGKSAARRHALTPTRATLRPDSTGSVDWDNTQNLMIEGDNLEVLKLLQRGYAGKVKLIYIDPPYNTGKDFVYPDDYTDSIANYQALTGQVEEGRRVSSNVESSGRFHTDWLNMMYPRLKLARELLRDDGAIFISIDDAEFANLRRVCDEIFGEENFLGSFVWRRRASSAMADRNISTDHEYIVAFQRGDFFSIGIEKDFASYSNPDNDPRGPWVAGDLTVGMGKDLRPNQFYILTDPETGKSYQPNPNRVWAYIPESMDRLIQEKRILFPADTTKRPMLKRFASELKSDRNPLSTWMTDVGMNTDATREMQLLMPEGGFDYPKSTSLLTHLIKTSSADQDLILDFFAGSGTTGHAVLKQNAIDGAKRRYILVQFPELLDAGKPGQKTAADFCDSLGVPRTLAELTKERLRRAGAKIKAENPMFAGDTGFRVFKLDSSNLNEWDPAAAQVDLEGTLLKAVENVKPGRTQQDVLFELLLKLGLELTTPLETRVIAGKQVHSVGAGALMVCLEYGIDGSNYRELGQEIADWAEQQDAVGGTQLVFLDSGFADDMAKTNLSALLEQRAKGLKKNWIVRSI; encoded by the coding sequence ATGCAAAAAATCCTTCCCCGTGACCCTGAAACTGCCAGCCTCGACGGACTGAGCTTGAATGTCGAGCGCCTGCGAGAACTGTTCCCCGAAGCCTTCAACGAGGGCAATCTGAACTTTGAAGTCCTGAGGGAATTGCTCGGCGCGCAATTAGACCAGCGACCCGAGAAGTACGGCCTGAACTGGCACGGCAAGTCCGCTGCCCGTCGCCATGCTCTGACACCCACCCGCGCCACCTTGCGTCCTGATTCAACCGGCAGTGTGGACTGGGACAATACGCAGAATCTAATGATTGAGGGCGACAACTTGGAGGTACTGAAGCTATTGCAGCGCGGCTACGCGGGTAAGGTCAAGTTGATCTATATCGACCCACCGTACAACACCGGTAAAGATTTTGTATATCCCGATGATTACACGGATAGCATTGCCAATTATCAGGCATTGACCGGACAAGTTGAGGAAGGTCGGCGCGTCAGCAGTAACGTGGAAAGCAGCGGACGATTCCATACCGACTGGCTGAACATGATGTATCCAAGGTTGAAGTTGGCGAGAGAATTGCTTAGGGATGATGGTGCCATCTTTATTTCAATCGATGATGCCGAGTTTGCTAATTTGAGACGAGTCTGTGACGAGATTTTCGGCGAGGAGAATTTCTTGGGCTCGTTCGTGTGGCGGCGGCGTGCCTCCTCTGCTATGGCGGATAGGAACATCTCAACCGACCATGAATACATCGTTGCTTTTCAGAGGGGAGACTTCTTCTCTATCGGTATAGAGAAGGATTTTGCCAGCTACTCGAATCCAGATAACGACCCTAGAGGTCCTTGGGTGGCCGGGGATTTGACTGTGGGGATGGGCAAAGACCTGCGTCCCAACCAGTTTTACATTCTTACTGATCCGGAGACCGGAAAAAGCTATCAGCCGAACCCAAATAGGGTATGGGCATACATCCCAGAGAGCATGGATAGACTAATACAAGAGAAAAGAATTCTCTTTCCTGCGGACACAACCAAACGTCCGATGCTCAAGCGGTTTGCATCGGAGTTGAAATCGGATAGAAATCCCTTGTCAACTTGGATGACGGACGTTGGAATGAATACGGACGCGACCAGGGAAATGCAATTGCTTATGCCAGAAGGTGGGTTCGACTATCCCAAATCCACGTCCCTGCTGACGCATCTGATAAAGACATCCAGCGCGGACCAGGATCTTATCCTCGACTTTTTTGCTGGATCAGGGACCACGGGGCACGCAGTTCTCAAGCAGAATGCCATTGATGGTGCCAAACGTCGGTACATCCTCGTTCAATTTCCTGAACTACTCGATGCAGGTAAACCAGGCCAGAAGACGGCTGCCGATTTCTGTGACTCCCTGGGCGTGCCACGTACTCTTGCCGAGCTGACCAAGGAGCGCCTGCGCCGAGCCGGAGCCAAAATAAAGGCAGAGAATCCTATGTTTGCGGGTGACACCGGCTTCCGGGTGTTCAAACTCGACAGCAGCAACCTGAATGAGTGGGACCCGGCGGCGGCACAGGTCGATTTGGAAGGCACTCTCCTGAAGGCCGTGGAGAACGTCAAGCCGGGGCGTACCCAGCAGGACGTGCTGTTTGAGCTGCTGCTCAAGCTGGGCCTGGAACTGACGACACCTCTTGAGACGCGTGTCATCGCGGGCAAACAGGTACATAGTGTGGGCGCTGGGGCACTGATGGTCTGTCTAGAGTACGGTATCGACGGGAGTAACTACCGTGAATTGGGCCAGGAGATTGCTGACTGGGCTGAGCAACAGGACGCGGTTGGCGGCACCCAACTAGTCTTTTTGGACAGCGGATTTGCAGACGACATGGCGAAGACCAACCTGAGTGCGCTGTTGGAGCAGCGGGCAAAAGGTTTGAAGAAAAATTGGATTGTGAGGAGCATTTGA
- a CDS encoding type II toxin-antitoxin system VapC family toxin: MTVALDTNILVDLWANTVQGQLNAQTLHRLQTVGHPLCICGAVYAELHAIPGISKADLDATLTAMRIAVDPVMSLPIWDEAGRVHAALCERRRLAKVSVSQRPLIDHLVGAHALHRTGALLTLNTNDFRDFAALTVIQA; encoded by the coding sequence GTGACCGTTGCCCTGGACACCAACATCCTGGTGGACCTGTGGGCGAATACCGTGCAGGGTCAGCTTAACGCCCAGACCCTGCACCGTCTTCAGACCGTCGGTCACCCGCTATGCATCTGTGGCGCGGTGTACGCCGAGTTGCATGCCATTCCAGGTATCAGCAAGGCGGACCTGGACGCCACCTTGACCGCTATGAGGATTGCGGTGGACCCGGTCATGTCCTTGCCCATCTGGGACGAGGCAGGCCGTGTTCACGCCGCCCTCTGCGAACGCCGCCGACTGGCCAAAGTGTCGGTCAGCCAGCGGCCCCTGATCGACCATCTTGTCGGCGCCCACGCCCTGCACAGGACAGGCGCCTTGCTCACCCTAAACACCAACGACTTCAGGGACTTCGCCGCCCTGACGGTCATTCAGGCTTGA
- a CDS encoding AbrB/MazE/SpoVT family DNA-binding domain-containing protein: MRSTVTSKGQTTIPKAIRERLHLDAGAEIDWHVEGETIVVRLARPADNPFAAFLGVFPLPDGQTTAEIVKQVRGERDVFLQGGPGARVVSLQDFLTVPE; this comes from the coding sequence ATGAGAAGCACCGTGACGAGCAAAGGTCAGACCACCATCCCCAAGGCCATTCGAGAGAGACTGCACCTGGATGCGGGTGCCGAGATCGACTGGCATGTTGAGGGGGAGACCATCGTGGTACGCCTGGCCCGTCCCGCCGACAACCCTTTTGCAGCCTTTCTGGGGGTTTTTCCGCTGCCGGACGGCCAGACGACTGCCGAGATTGTGAAGCAGGTTCGGGGCGAGCGGGACGTCTTCTTGCAGGGAGGCCCTGGCGCGCGTGTGGTGAGCTTGCAAGACTTCCTGACGGTGCCCGAGTGA
- a CDS encoding DUF4391 domain-containing protein → MSADSPSQRVLAALNLPPTAEVGQRIPKKLLLEHGTPTAADRRLIEAHVAELRWEASLKPQTVAIPGYSSETQTYTELAVLTLTLRETGLGTGKSGRLAELVHRAIPYPLLLLSVAPEARSVAVSVSHKRHSQAAEGQVVLEHAPVSVLLGSVPSPHDPVYLTHLGLGGHPTPHLYALYDLWVRAGLAHAGARISGRYQLSEDSVALRSRLAEHARLEREIAGLRAEARREKQLGRRVELNLRLRTLEIEKARLTF, encoded by the coding sequence TTGAGCGCGGATTCCCCCTCTCAGCGCGTTCTGGCTGCCCTGAACCTGCCGCCTACGGCCGAGGTGGGCCAGCGCATTCCCAAAAAGTTGCTGCTCGAACACGGCACGCCGACTGCTGCCGACAGGCGTTTGATAGAGGCTCACGTAGCCGAATTGCGGTGGGAGGCCAGCCTCAAACCGCAGACCGTCGCCATTCCCGGATACAGCAGTGAAACCCAGACCTACACCGAGCTGGCGGTCCTGACACTCACGCTGCGGGAGACAGGGCTCGGCACTGGCAAATCCGGCCGCCTCGCCGAGTTGGTTCACCGGGCCATTCCCTACCCACTACTGCTGCTCAGCGTCGCGCCGGAGGCCCGCAGCGTCGCAGTCAGCGTGAGCCACAAGCGACATTCGCAGGCTGCCGAAGGACAAGTCGTACTGGAACACGCTCCTGTCAGCGTGCTGCTGGGGTCCGTTCCCTCACCACATGATCCGGTCTACCTGACTCACCTGGGCCTCGGTGGGCACCCGACACCGCATCTCTATGCCCTGTACGACTTGTGGGTCAGGGCGGGCCTGGCCCACGCAGGCGCGCGGATTTCTGGCCGCTACCAACTGTCCGAGGACAGCGTTGCCCTGCGCTCCAGGCTGGCAGAGCATGCCCGGCTGGAGCGAGAAATAGCTGGACTGCGTGCTGAGGCAAGGCGCGAAAAGCAACTCGGCCGCCGGGTCGAATTGAACCTGAGGCTTCGAACATTGGAGATCGAAAAAGCGCGGCTGACCTTCTGA
- a CDS encoding helicase-related protein, which yields MKLVRNQGADTVLAHLQSALPPAYSLDVATPQLSLFAFQEARELLLAAHSKRLILPQDVNVLDLFGTETDRAARNRLNGPALARQLADWLAGAELRFTPGTVPQGMLGIRADAGSLRVIAGQCALTTPGLGLTPGHPLSLIQCTETADEAGLLGAWFDQMWASQVAGQADKDALLTHLRALSVPNPPSRIYHAVLYHVFKELGGELDEERIVRSGTGIKDTEIWRMLFRFQRDGVVGVIDKLERLGGCIVADSVGLGKTFTALAVIKYYELRNDRVLVLAPKRLRDNWTLYRANDRRNPLAADRFHYDVLNHTDLSRDHGLSGELDLAHVNWGNYDLVVIDESHNFRNKAAVNTRVTRYSRLMEQIIQSGVKTRVLMLSATPVNNRLADLKNQIAFVTEGDDTALSGQGIPSVEGTTRRAQLQFNAWLRLPEEERTPAHLTDMLGFDYFRLLDLLTIARSRKHIQRYYGTAETGKFPERLPPLNVKAEVDSRGLFPAIQEINTEIRRLSLAAYAPMKYLLPHKREEYERRYLTRLGSTKAGQVFRQSDREQNMIHLLRVNLLKRMESAVHAFMLTLERQLADVEHTLARLDAYDGHGGGDISEPGIEDLAEDDPMLETQAVGREVKVLLADVDRVRWRQDLEEDRDRLAALLHSAREVLPAQDDKLSQLRRVIGSKLAHPLNPGNRKVIVFTAFADTAKYLYAQLSGWASQVHGMQTALVTGSGSNKTTLPGLRTDLASILTAFSPRSKGRPADLSGEGELDLLIATDCISEGQNLQDCDLLVNYDIHWNPVRIIQRFGRIDRIGSPNDRIQLVNFWPNMELDEYINLESRVSGRMMLLDISATGEENLIEAQAGNVMNDLEYRRKQLQQLQNTVMDLEDLGSGLSLTDLTLNDFRVDLTTYLGAHPDAAQEFERLPPGIFAAVVSDGTIPPGTLFCLRAATPGALSAVEKDYPLSPHFLVHVGEDGAALLPYTQAKQALDRLRKLSAGRDQPEEGAVERFERLTRRGERMEDVQTHLTAAVQAITGKAEERAAASLFNLGGTHTGKGGSAGVNDFEVVAYLAILPVAPAVTGVATSATLAAEAAGRSGR from the coding sequence ATGAAGCTCGTCCGCAACCAGGGTGCAGATACAGTCCTGGCTCACCTTCAGTCCGCTCTTCCCCCGGCCTACAGCCTGGATGTCGCCACGCCACAACTCTCGCTGTTCGCCTTTCAGGAGGCGCGTGAGCTGTTGCTCGCGGCGCATTCCAAAAGGCTCATCCTCCCGCAGGATGTGAACGTGCTGGACCTGTTCGGCACGGAAACGGACCGCGCCGCCCGCAATCGCCTCAATGGTCCCGCCCTGGCACGGCAACTGGCCGACTGGTTGGCCGGGGCCGAGCTTCGGTTCACCCCGGGAACAGTGCCCCAAGGCATGCTGGGCATCCGGGCGGACGCGGGGTCCCTGCGGGTCATCGCCGGACAGTGTGCGCTCACCACACCGGGCCTGGGCCTCACGCCCGGGCACCCACTGAGCCTGATCCAATGCACGGAGACGGCGGACGAGGCGGGCCTGCTGGGCGCGTGGTTCGACCAGATGTGGGCCAGTCAGGTTGCCGGGCAGGCCGACAAAGACGCCCTTCTAACACACCTGCGCGCCCTGAGCGTCCCCAACCCGCCAAGCCGCATCTACCACGCGGTGCTCTACCACGTCTTCAAGGAGCTGGGCGGCGAGCTGGACGAGGAGCGCATCGTCCGTAGCGGCACGGGCATCAAGGACACCGAGATTTGGAGGATGCTGTTCCGCTTCCAACGCGACGGTGTGGTCGGCGTGATCGACAAGCTGGAACGTCTGGGCGGCTGCATCGTGGCCGACAGCGTGGGTCTGGGCAAGACCTTCACGGCGCTGGCGGTCATCAAGTATTACGAACTCCGCAACGACCGAGTGCTGGTGCTGGCACCCAAGCGGCTGCGCGACAACTGGACGCTGTACCGGGCCAACGACCGCCGCAACCCCCTGGCCGCCGACCGCTTCCACTACGACGTCCTGAACCATACTGACCTCTCGCGCGACCACGGGCTGAGCGGCGAGCTTGACCTGGCCCACGTTAACTGGGGCAACTACGACCTGGTGGTCATCGACGAGTCGCACAACTTTAGAAACAAGGCTGCGGTCAACACCCGCGTGACCCGCTACTCGCGCCTGATGGAGCAGATTATCCAATCGGGCGTCAAAACCCGCGTGCTGATGCTCAGCGCCACGCCGGTGAACAACCGCCTGGCCGACCTCAAAAATCAGATTGCCTTCGTCACCGAGGGGGATGACACCGCCCTGTCCGGGCAGGGCATCCCGAGTGTGGAAGGCACCACCCGACGGGCCCAACTTCAGTTCAACGCCTGGCTCAGACTCCCGGAGGAAGAACGCACCCCGGCCCACCTGACGGACATGCTGGGCTTCGACTACTTCCGGCTGCTCGACCTGCTGACGATTGCCCGCTCGCGCAAGCACATCCAGCGCTACTACGGCACCGCCGAAACCGGCAAATTCCCGGAACGGCTGCCGCCCCTGAACGTGAAGGCGGAGGTGGACAGCCGCGGCCTGTTCCCCGCCATTCAGGAGATCAACACGGAGATCCGGCGGCTGAGCCTGGCGGCCTACGCGCCCATGAAGTACCTGCTGCCACACAAGCGCGAGGAGTACGAGCGCCGCTATCTCACCCGGCTGGGGTCCACCAAGGCCGGGCAAGTTTTCCGACAGTCCGACCGTGAGCAGAACATGATCCACCTGCTGCGGGTCAACCTGCTCAAGCGCATGGAAAGTGCCGTCCACGCGTTCATGCTCACGCTGGAGCGGCAACTCGCTGACGTCGAGCACACCCTGGCCCGGCTGGATGCCTATGACGGGCACGGGGGCGGGGACATCAGCGAACCGGGCATTGAGGACCTGGCCGAGGACGACCCAATGCTGGAGACGCAGGCGGTCGGCCGCGAGGTCAAGGTGCTGCTCGCGGATGTGGACCGGGTGCGCTGGCGGCAGGACCTGGAAGAGGATCGGGACAGGCTGGCGGCCCTGCTCCACAGCGCCCGCGAGGTGCTGCCCGCGCAGGATGACAAGCTCAGCCAACTGCGGCGTGTGATCGGGAGCAAGCTGGCCCACCCCCTCAACCCCGGCAACCGCAAGGTCATCGTGTTCACCGCCTTCGCTGACACCGCCAAGTACCTGTATGCCCAGCTCTCGGGATGGGCGAGCCAGGTGCATGGGATGCAGACCGCGCTGGTCACTGGCTCCGGCAGCAACAAGACCACCCTGCCGGGCCTGCGGACCGACCTCGCCAGCATCCTGACCGCCTTCAGCCCGCGCAGCAAGGGTCGTCCGGCCGACCTCTCAGGCGAGGGCGAACTCGACCTGCTGATTGCCACCGACTGCATCAGCGAGGGCCAGAACCTCCAAGACTGCGACCTGCTGGTGAACTACGACATCCACTGGAACCCGGTGCGGATCATCCAGCGCTTCGGGCGGATTGACCGGATCGGCAGTCCGAACGACCGCATTCAATTGGTGAACTTCTGGCCGAACATGGAACTGGACGAGTACATTAACCTGGAAAGCCGGGTATCGGGGCGCATGATGCTGCTCGACATCTCCGCGACCGGCGAGGAGAACCTGATCGAGGCGCAGGCCGGGAACGTGATGAACGACCTGGAGTACCGCCGCAAGCAGCTTCAACAGCTTCAGAACACGGTGATGGACCTTGAAGACCTGGGCAGCGGCCTGAGCCTGACAGACCTCACCCTCAACGACTTCCGGGTGGACCTGACCACCTATCTGGGCGCCCACCCGGACGCCGCCCAGGAGTTTGAGAGGCTCCCCCCCGGCATTTTTGCCGCGGTGGTCTCGGACGGCACCATCCCCCCTGGCACGCTGTTCTGCCTGAGAGCTGCCACGCCGGGGGCGCTGAGCGCGGTGGAGAAGGACTATCCCCTGAGCCCTCATTTTCTGGTGCACGTGGGTGAGGACGGCGCCGCCCTGCTCCCCTACACCCAGGCCAAGCAGGCGCTCGACCGCCTGCGGAAGCTGAGTGCGGGCCGCGACCAGCCCGAAGAAGGTGCCGTGGAGCGCTTTGAGCGTCTGACCCGCCGGGGCGAGCGCATGGAAGACGTGCAAACGCACCTGACCGCCGCAGTTCAAGCCATCACGGGTAAGGCTGAGGAACGTGCCGCCGCCAGCCTCTTCAACTTGGGCGGCACGCACACCGGCAAGGGGGGCTCTGCGGGCGTGAACGACTTCGAGGTGGTGGCCTATCTGGCGATTCTTCCAGTGGCACCCGCTGTGACGGGTGTTGCCACCTCCGCCACGCTCGCGGCTGAAGCTGCTGGCAGGTCCGGCCGTTGA